The proteins below are encoded in one region of bacterium:
- a CDS encoding pitrilysin family protein, whose amino-acid sequence MAVDQALYRRTVLPSGLVVLTEPMDHVRTASLGVWIGAGSRHEEPARMGICHFIEHALFKGTRSRSALAIAQTMDAIGGHLNAFTDKEHTCYYLRVLSDHLDDAMAVLSDMLLDPAFDPDALERERQVILEEIHMYEDAPDDLVHDLFAASVWPDHPLGRPIAGVEQTVQALGRADLVAFMDAYCRPDAAIVAAAGRLEHEQIVELVQRWLGGWRGRRVPVEISPPAARTAVTLRNKEIEQVHLCLGGPGYPQAHEDRYALAVLDTALGGGMSSRLFQEIREERGLAYAVSTYHAAYQDVGAFVVYCGTSPVAAREVVRLVFDNLGRATNGLPAEEITRAKESLKGSLMLDLETPGSRMSKLARSEQYFGRQLTLDEIIADVDAVDADDVRRVATALFVPERMSLAAIGPFDAHGRLAEELRGEVRRYAGA is encoded by the coding sequence ATGGCGGTCGATCAGGCGCTTTACCGCAGGACCGTGCTGCCGAGCGGGCTCGTGGTGCTCACCGAGCCGATGGACCATGTCCGCACGGCGTCGCTCGGGGTGTGGATTGGTGCCGGCTCGCGTCACGAGGAGCCGGCGCGCATGGGCATCTGCCATTTCATCGAGCACGCCCTGTTCAAGGGCACGCGCTCGCGATCGGCGCTCGCGATCGCGCAGACGATGGACGCGATCGGCGGCCACCTCAACGCGTTCACCGACAAGGAGCATACGTGCTACTACCTGCGCGTGCTCAGCGACCACCTCGACGATGCGATGGCGGTGCTGTCAGATATGCTCCTGGACCCAGCGTTCGACCCTGACGCGCTCGAGCGGGAGCGGCAGGTGATTCTCGAGGAGATCCACATGTACGAAGACGCGCCCGACGATCTCGTCCACGATCTGTTCGCCGCGTCGGTGTGGCCGGACCACCCCCTTGGCCGACCGATCGCCGGCGTCGAGCAGACAGTGCAGGCGCTCGGGCGCGCGGACCTGGTGGCCTTCATGGATGCCTACTGCCGTCCGGACGCCGCGATCGTGGCTGCGGCGGGGCGGCTCGAACACGAGCAGATCGTGGAGTTGGTGCAGCGTTGGCTCGGCGGCTGGCGCGGCCGACGCGTCCCGGTGGAGATCTCACCGCCGGCGGCCCGAACGGCGGTGACGCTGCGGAACAAGGAGATCGAACAGGTGCACCTGTGCCTCGGCGGCCCCGGATACCCGCAGGCGCATGAGGACCGCTACGCGTTGGCCGTCCTCGACACCGCGCTCGGGGGAGGCATGAGCAGTCGGCTCTTCCAGGAGATCCGCGAGGAGCGGGGGTTGGCGTACGCCGTCTCGACATACCACGCGGCTTATCAGGACGTCGGGGCGTTCGTCGTCTACTGCGGAACGAGCCCGGTGGCCGCGCGCGAGGTCGTCCGGTTGGTGTTCGATAATCTCGGACGGGCGACGAACGGCCTGCCCGCCGAGGAGATCACGCGGGCGAAGGAGTCGCTCAAGGGGAGCCTCATGCTCGACCTGGAGACGCCGGGAAGCCGGATGAGCAAGCTCGCGCGGTCGGAGCAGTATTTCGGACGCCAGTTGACGCTCGACGAGATCATCGCGGACGTCGACGCTGTGGACGCGGACGACGTCCGCCGCGTGGCGACCGCGCTGTTCGTGCCGGAGCGGATGTCGCTCGCGGCGATCGGGCCGTTCGATGCCCACGGCAGGCTGGCCGAGGAGCTGCGCGGGGAGGTGCGTCGCTATGCCGGTGCATAG
- the efp gene encoding elongation factor P, with product MISSNDFRPGVHVLLDGDLYAIVESQHVKVGRGPAYVKAKVRNTKTGSTTERTFRAGERVPLVYLEKKTMQYLYGTGDEYVVMDKTTYEQLSLSRALFGDAVRFLRENMDVTVTFHDDTPINAELPNSVDLRIVETAPGIRGDTVSGATKPATLETGAVVQIPLFVETGETVRVDTRSGSYIERVR from the coding sequence GTGATTTCGAGCAATGACTTCCGTCCCGGTGTGCACGTGCTGCTCGACGGCGATCTCTATGCGATCGTCGAGTCGCAGCACGTGAAGGTCGGCCGGGGCCCGGCGTACGTGAAGGCGAAGGTGCGCAACACCAAGACCGGGTCAACGACCGAGCGGACGTTCCGGGCGGGCGAGCGTGTGCCCCTGGTCTACCTTGAGAAGAAGACGATGCAGTACCTGTACGGCACCGGCGATGAGTATGTGGTCATGGACAAGACCACCTATGAGCAGTTGTCGCTCAGTCGGGCGTTGTTCGGCGACGCGGTACGCTTCCTGCGGGAGAACATGGACGTCACCGTCACGTTCCACGATGATACGCCGATCAACGCCGAGCTGCCGAACTCGGTGGATCTGCGTATCGTCGAGACCGCCCCGGGAATTCGGGGGGATACGGTGAGCGGCGCCACTAAGCCTGCCACCCTGGAGACCGGGGCCGTGGTCCAGATCCCGCTGTTCGTGGAGACCGGCGAGACCGTCCGCGTCGATACGAGAAGCGGGTCGTACATCGAGCGAGTCCGCTGA
- the dapB gene encoding 4-hydroxy-tetrahydrodipicolinate reductase: protein MPVHRVVVAGAAGRMGRAAIRTIARRDDMVLVGALGRASSVGQDAGTVAGVGTLGVPIGADLADLFLAARPTVLVDLSRGEAVAGHADVALDHRVPVVIGATGMPAEDTARLGARCRAEGIGVLVAPNFALGAILMMEFATRAARFFPHVEVTELHHDRKRDAPSGTAARTARLIAAARGAAPPPAVPETEMVPGARGGLVDGVRVHSVRLPGLVAHQEVLFGAAGQTLLIRHDSVSEESFMPGLVLAIERVGALHDLVEGLEHILDL, encoded by the coding sequence ATGCCGGTGCATAGAGTCGTGGTCGCGGGGGCGGCGGGGCGTATGGGCCGCGCCGCGATCCGGACCATCGCGCGCCGCGACGACATGGTGCTCGTGGGCGCCCTGGGACGGGCTTCGTCCGTCGGTCAAGACGCCGGCACCGTGGCCGGCGTTGGCACGCTCGGCGTGCCGATCGGCGCCGACCTCGCGGACCTGTTCTTGGCGGCCCGTCCGACCGTGCTGGTCGACCTCAGCCGCGGGGAGGCGGTCGCGGGGCACGCGGACGTGGCGCTCGATCACCGGGTACCCGTGGTGATCGGGGCGACCGGCATGCCCGCGGAGGACACTGCTCGGCTCGGTGCGCGTTGCCGCGCGGAGGGGATCGGGGTGTTGGTCGCTCCGAACTTTGCGCTCGGCGCGATCCTGATGATGGAGTTCGCCACTCGCGCGGCACGGTTCTTCCCGCACGTGGAAGTGACCGAGTTGCACCACGATCGAAAACGCGACGCACCGTCCGGTACCGCCGCCAGGACGGCCCGTCTGATCGCCGCCGCCCGCGGCGCGGCGCCACCGCCGGCGGTGCCCGAGACGGAGATGGTGCCGGGTGCGCGCGGAGGTCTCGTGGACGGTGTTCGGGTGCACAGCGTGCGGCTGCCGGGGCTCGTAGCCCACCAGGAAGTGTTGTTCGGCGCCGCCGGGCAGACGCTGCTCATCCGGCACGATTCGGTGAGCGAGGAGTCGTTCATGCCTGGTCTGGTGCTGGCGATTGAACGGGTCGGCGCCCTCCACGACCTCGTGGAGGGGCTGGAGCACATTCTTGATCTGTAG
- a CDS encoding YqeG family HAD IIIA-type phosphatase encodes MHPWFRPALRADTIYDVDVPALVARGIRGLILDLDNTIVPWGAREAPQALVEWLRRARAAEVALCIVSNNGGRRVTALARSLDVPALTGAMKPRRGALRRALGVMGTTADTTALVGDQLFTDVLGGNRLGLYTILVQPQSPREFVLTKLVRVVERAVLRGLR; translated from the coding sequence GTGCACCCGTGGTTTCGTCCCGCGTTGCGCGCGGACACGATCTACGACGTCGATGTCCCGGCGCTCGTGGCGCGGGGTATTCGTGGACTCATCCTGGATCTCGACAACACCATCGTTCCCTGGGGCGCCCGCGAGGCGCCCCAGGCGCTTGTGGAGTGGCTCCGGCGTGCGCGCGCCGCGGAGGTCGCGTTGTGCATCGTGAGCAACAACGGCGGGCGGCGGGTGACCGCGCTTGCGCGCTCCTTGGACGTACCGGCGTTGACCGGTGCGATGAAGCCGCGGCGCGGGGCGCTGCGGCGTGCGTTGGGTGTGATGGGCACGACAGCCGACACCACCGCGCTGGTCGGGGACCAGTTGTTCACCGACGTGCTCGGCGGCAACCGGCTGGGGCTCTACACGATCCTGGTGCAGCCGCAGAGCCCGCGCGAGTTCGTCTTGACGAAGCTCGTCCGCGTGGTCGAACGAGCGGTGCTTCGAGGCCTCCGGTGA
- a CDS encoding Xaa-Pro peptidase family protein — MRDHVQRARQYLAGNGVDALLLVKAENRRYVTGFTGSAGIALVTEGAALLAVDFRYYEQAAAQAASCEILRGGADLPGALAAAVRAHELRRIGFEAEFMPYAQVERLREKLSPVELVPLGDVDRVRWAKDDEEVAAIQRAAEISDAGFAHILTVLRPGTTERSAAVEFETYMRRAGADRLSFDLVFASGPRSALPHGRATDRVLEAGDFVTLDFGPVWEGYTSDCTRTVVLGQPDDRQREIYALVLEAQRRAIGAVRGGASSRAVDAAARGVIEAAGYGEAFGHGLGHGIGLEIHEGPSLSPRLDVPLEPGMVVTIEPGVYLPGWGGVRIEDDVVVTAEGCRVLTRAPKELIVLPA, encoded by the coding sequence ATGAGGGATCACGTGCAACGCGCGCGGCAGTATCTTGCTGGGAACGGCGTCGACGCCCTGCTGCTGGTGAAGGCCGAGAACCGACGCTACGTCACCGGCTTTACCGGATCCGCCGGTATCGCCCTCGTGACGGAGGGTGCCGCGCTGCTCGCCGTTGATTTTCGTTACTATGAACAGGCCGCGGCGCAGGCGGCGTCGTGTGAGATCCTCCGAGGCGGGGCAGATCTCCCGGGTGCCCTGGCCGCCGCGGTCCGCGCCCACGAGCTCCGCCGGATCGGGTTTGAGGCAGAGTTCATGCCCTACGCTCAGGTGGAGCGTCTGCGCGAGAAGCTCAGCCCGGTCGAACTCGTGCCACTCGGGGACGTGGACCGCGTGCGATGGGCGAAGGACGATGAGGAGGTCGCCGCGATTCAGCGCGCCGCGGAGATCTCCGATGCCGGCTTCGCGCACATCCTGACGGTGCTCCGCCCCGGTACGACCGAACGGAGCGCCGCTGTCGAGTTCGAGACGTACATGCGGCGGGCGGGGGCGGACCGGCTCTCGTTCGACCTTGTGTTTGCCAGCGGACCGCGCTCCGCGCTGCCGCACGGGCGGGCGACGGACCGCGTCCTGGAGGCGGGCGACTTCGTCACGTTGGACTTCGGGCCGGTGTGGGAAGGGTACACGTCCGACTGCACGCGGACCGTGGTCTTGGGGCAGCCCGACGACCGGCAGCGCGAGATCTACGCGCTCGTGCTGGAGGCACAGCGTCGGGCCATCGGCGCGGTGCGCGGTGGCGCATCGTCCCGGGCGGTCGACGCGGCCGCGCGCGGCGTCATCGAGGCCGCGGGATACGGGGAAGCGTTCGGGCACGGACTTGGGCACGGCATCGGGCTAGAGATCCACGAGGGTCCGTCGCTGTCGCCGCGTTTGGACGTGCCGTTGGAGCCGGGCATGGTGGTGACCATCGAGCCGGGAGTGTACCTTCCAGGGTGGGGCGGGGTCCGCATCGAGGACGATGTCGTCGTGACGGCAGAGGGCTGCCGGGTGCTCACGCGCGCGCCGAAAGAGCTGATCGTACTGCCGGCGTGA
- a CDS encoding polyribonucleotide nucleotidyltransferase, whose protein sequence is MSAEIKTGRVEVEVAGLPLSIETGQLAKQASGAVVVRYGDTVVLVTATMSASPREGIDFFPLTCDYEEKMFAAGKIPGGFFKREGRPGERAILTSRLIDRPLRPLFPKGFRNDVQVIATVLSTDQDHTPDVLAVTGAGAALAISQIPWDGPIAAVRVGLVDGQLVVNPSQRVVDDRTTDLDLVVAGTRDAVTMVEAGAREVPEDRLLEALDLAHAEIRRITAAIEDLVRQAGRSKISPVLAGPPADVEAAVREAAGSRLAAALRNADKLSRESALTDVAGDVQAQLAAQFPGQSKAIGDCVESLTKAEVRRMILDEGVRTDGRTLTQIRPLSAQVGLLPRVHGSGLFVRGQTQVLTTCTLGTGQDEQIIDDLSLRDRKRYLHHYDFPPYSVGEARPLRSPGRRDIGHGALAERALEPMIPPEEAFPYTLRLVSLVLESNGSTSMASVCGSTLALMDAGVPIAKPVGGIAMGLISGPAGDGRMAILTDIQGIEDAMGDMDFKVAGTRDGVTALQMDIKIKGLSRDVFERALAQAREARLQILGVIERTIPAPRPTMSPYAPRIFTIHINPDRIREVIGPGGKVINKITAETGVKIDIEQDGRVLIASASEDAAARAQRMIEDIIKEAKPGDVYKGKVTRLMNFGAFVEIFPGKEGLVHISELSNHRVGRVEDVVKVGDEVEVRVKEIDNLGRVNLTRRGLIPDDEPAPDGEVVEGEGPGGDASAATGRPPRHDRGPRGDRGYQRPPHRKPRS, encoded by the coding sequence ATGAGCGCGGAGATCAAAACGGGACGGGTGGAGGTCGAGGTCGCCGGCCTACCCTTGTCGATTGAAACCGGGCAGTTGGCGAAGCAGGCGAGCGGCGCGGTCGTCGTGCGGTACGGGGACACGGTGGTGTTGGTGACCGCCACGATGTCGGCGAGTCCGCGGGAGGGGATCGACTTCTTCCCGCTGACGTGCGACTACGAAGAGAAGATGTTTGCCGCCGGGAAGATCCCCGGCGGTTTTTTTAAGCGCGAAGGGCGCCCGGGCGAGCGCGCGATTCTGACGTCGCGGCTGATCGACCGACCGCTGCGGCCGCTGTTTCCGAAGGGGTTTCGCAACGACGTCCAGGTGATCGCCACGGTGCTCAGCACCGACCAGGACCACACGCCGGACGTGCTCGCGGTCACGGGGGCGGGTGCGGCGTTGGCGATCTCCCAGATCCCGTGGGACGGCCCGATCGCGGCGGTGCGCGTGGGGCTCGTGGACGGACAGTTGGTGGTCAACCCGTCGCAGCGGGTCGTGGACGACCGGACGACCGATCTGGACCTGGTGGTCGCCGGCACGCGGGATGCGGTCACGATGGTCGAGGCCGGCGCCCGCGAGGTGCCGGAGGATCGGCTGCTCGAGGCGCTCGATCTGGCGCACGCCGAGATCCGGCGGATTACCGCGGCGATCGAGGACCTCGTCCGGCAGGCGGGCCGATCGAAGATCTCGCCGGTGCTGGCGGGTCCGCCCGCCGATGTCGAGGCGGCGGTTCGGGAGGCCGCAGGCTCGCGGTTGGCCGCGGCGCTGCGGAACGCCGACAAGTTGTCCCGCGAGAGTGCGCTGACCGACGTGGCGGGTGATGTCCAGGCGCAACTCGCCGCGCAGTTCCCCGGGCAGTCGAAGGCGATCGGCGACTGCGTCGAATCGTTGACCAAAGCCGAAGTGCGCCGGATGATCCTGGACGAGGGCGTCCGGACTGACGGGCGGACGTTGACACAGATCCGGCCGCTCAGCGCGCAGGTGGGGCTCCTGCCGCGGGTCCACGGATCCGGCCTCTTCGTCCGCGGGCAAACGCAGGTGCTGACGACGTGTACGCTCGGCACCGGCCAAGACGAGCAGATCATCGACGATCTGAGCCTGCGCGACCGCAAGCGGTACCTGCATCACTACGACTTCCCGCCGTACAGCGTCGGGGAGGCCCGGCCGTTGCGCTCGCCGGGGCGGCGCGATATCGGCCACGGCGCGCTCGCGGAGCGGGCGCTCGAACCGATGATCCCGCCGGAAGAAGCCTTCCCCTACACGCTTCGGCTCGTGTCGTTGGTCCTCGAGAGTAACGGATCGACGTCGATGGCGTCGGTGTGCGGCAGCACGCTGGCATTGATGGACGCGGGCGTGCCGATCGCGAAGCCCGTCGGCGGCATCGCGATGGGGCTGATCAGCGGCCCCGCCGGCGACGGCCGCATGGCGATCCTTACCGACATCCAGGGCATTGAAGATGCGATGGGGGACATGGATTTCAAGGTGGCCGGGACCCGCGATGGGGTCACGGCGCTCCAGATGGACATCAAGATCAAGGGGCTGTCGCGCGACGTGTTCGAGCGGGCGCTCGCGCAGGCGCGCGAGGCGCGCTTGCAGATCCTCGGCGTAATCGAACGGACGATTCCGGCTCCGCGTCCGACGATGTCCCCGTATGCGCCGCGGATCTTCACGATTCACATCAACCCCGACCGGATCCGCGAGGTCATCGGTCCCGGCGGCAAGGTGATCAACAAGATCACTGCGGAGACCGGGGTCAAAATCGACATCGAACAGGACGGACGCGTGCTGATCGCGTCGGCGAGCGAGGACGCGGCGGCGCGCGCACAGCGGATGATCGAGGACATCATCAAGGAAGCGAAGCCGGGCGACGTGTATAAGGGCAAGGTGACCCGGTTGATGAACTTCGGGGCGTTCGTGGAGATCTTCCCAGGCAAGGAGGGGCTCGTCCACATCTCCGAGCTGTCGAACCACCGGGTCGGCCGGGTGGAGGACGTGGTCAAGGTCGGGGACGAGGTCGAGGTGCGGGTGAAGGAGATCGATAACCTCGGTCGCGTGAATCTCACGCGCCGCGGGCTGATCCCGGATGACGAGCCGGCGCCCGACGGTGAGGTGGTCGAGGGGGAGGGTCCCGGTGGTGATGCGTCCGCGGCGACGGGCCGGCCCCCACGGCACGATCGCGGGCCGCGCGGGGACCGCGGATATCAACGGCCGCCCCATCGAAAGCCTCGATCGTAG
- the rpsO gene encoding 30S ribosomal protein S15, producing the protein MSTEGAGTPRVPAEEFRRHPNDTGSPDVQIARLTARITHLSEHLKVHKNDFHSRRGLLQMVGQRRRLLTYLSNHDLARYRALVERLGLRR; encoded by the coding sequence TTGAGCACCGAGGGTGCGGGGACGCCGCGCGTTCCTGCAGAGGAGTTCCGGAGACATCCGAATGACACGGGATCTCCGGATGTTCAAATCGCCAGGCTGACCGCACGGATCACTCACCTGAGCGAGCATCTCAAGGTTCACAAGAACGACTTTCACTCGCGACGCGGCTTGCTGCAAATGGTGGGCCAGCGGCGGCGGTTGCTGACGTACCTGAGCAACCACGATCTCGCGCGGTACCGCGCGCTCGTGGAGCGGCTCGGGCTGCGTCGATAA
- a CDS encoding aspartate-semialdehyde dehydrogenase: protein MTGYRVAVVGATGAVGREVLEILAARRFPTARLRALASPRSAGTRVGDLVVEAVAPAAFDDIDIAIFDTPDDVAETWVPVAAARGALVIDNSAAFRMTPDVPLVIPEVNPAALRRVPRRIIANPNCTVATITVPLAPLHRAAGLRRLIACSYQSVSGAGQAGVTQLWAELRDAVDTGVAPTQARGTAFRQPIAMNVIPAVGSFRGAHTSEEVKMAAELRKMLDAPEVAFGVTCVRVPTLRAHGVAVHAEFSTPLDPAHARALLGAAPGVDVVDDPAAARYPTPLAASGGDPCHVGRIRTDGAGMLAFFAVADNLRKGAALNTVQIAEAVVRDGVLLGARAT, encoded by the coding sequence ATGACCGGATACCGGGTCGCCGTCGTGGGTGCGACGGGTGCCGTTGGCCGGGAGGTGCTGGAGATCCTCGCCGCGCGCCGGTTCCCGACGGCGCGGCTGCGCGCGCTCGCGTCGCCGAGATCCGCGGGCACGCGGGTCGGCGATCTCGTGGTGGAGGCTGTCGCGCCGGCGGCGTTCGACGACATCGACATCGCGATCTTTGACACGCCCGACGACGTCGCCGAGACGTGGGTGCCCGTCGCCGCCGCACGCGGTGCGCTGGTCATCGACAACTCCGCGGCGTTTCGGATGACGCCGGACGTGCCGCTGGTGATTCCGGAAGTCAACCCCGCGGCGCTTCGGCGCGTGCCTCGGCGGATCATCGCGAACCCGAACTGCACCGTCGCCACCATCACGGTGCCGCTCGCGCCGCTGCACCGGGCCGCGGGCCTGCGCCGGCTGATCGCGTGCTCCTACCAGTCGGTGTCGGGCGCGGGCCAGGCGGGCGTCACCCAGCTCTGGGCGGAGCTCCGGGATGCCGTCGACACCGGCGTCGCGCCGACCCAGGCGCGGGGGACCGCGTTCCGGCAGCCGATCGCCATGAACGTGATCCCGGCCGTCGGGTCGTTTCGCGGTGCGCACACGAGCGAGGAGGTCAAGATGGCGGCCGAGCTCCGGAAGATGCTCGACGCGCCCGAGGTCGCCTTCGGCGTCACGTGTGTCCGGGTGCCCACGCTTCGGGCTCACGGGGTCGCGGTGCACGCCGAGTTCTCCACGCCGCTCGACCCGGCGCACGCGCGCGCCCTCCTGGGGGCGGCGCCCGGGGTGGATGTCGTGGACGACCCCGCGGCCGCTCGATACCCGACGCCGCTCGCCGCATCCGGCGGCGATCCGTGTCACGTCGGCCGGATTCGCACGGACGGCGCGGGCATGCTCGCGTTCTTCGCGGTCGCCGACAACCTCCGCAAAGGCGCGGCGCTCAACACGGTCCAGATCGCCGAGGCCGTGGTCCGCGACGGCGTGCTGCTGGGGGCGCGCGCCACGTAG